A portion of the Pomacea canaliculata isolate SZHN2017 linkage group LG13, ASM307304v1, whole genome shotgun sequence genome contains these proteins:
- the LOC112553664 gene encoding adenosine kinase-like isoform X2, producing the protein MFFSTAASHSGIGEGVLLGLGNPLLDITIYTDTIFLQRYNLKPNNAILATCEHQAMFHDMVQNYNPTYIAGGATQNSIRVAQWLLQRRHSTTFFGGVGDDYFRHILEEKAAEVGVKVCYQVHKDRRTGICGAIITGEDRSLVTELGAAELFTEEFLHQEDNWSYVEKARVCYVGGFVLPVSPKAVLSIARHCSLRQKMLVMNLHATFLAKHFADPSLGIMQYVDILFGNGDEAAEFSSRAGFNTTDIKEIALKTAALPKANASKPRIVVFTQGKDSTIVAFGRTLREVPVTPIDHELIKDTNGCGDAFVGGFLSQLVQQRPLEECLQCGSYAARVVLQNYGCTFPPVPDYP; encoded by the coding sequence ATGTTCTTTAGCACAGCTGCCAGTCACTCAGGCATTGGGGAGGGAGTGTTGTTAGGTCTGGGTAATCCCCTGCTGGACATTACTATCTATACTGACACCATCTTCCTGCAGCGTTACAATCTTAAGCCAAATAATGCTATTCTGGCAACTTGTGAGCATCAGGCAATGTTTCATGACATGGTGCAGAACTACAACCCTACCTACATTGCTGGGGGGGCCACTCAGAACAGCATAAGGGTTGCACAGTGGCTGCTTCAGCGACGTCATAGTACCACATTCTTTGGTGGTGTTGGGGATGATTATTTCCGCCACATTCTAGAAGAGAAGGCTGCTGAAGTAGGTGTGAAGGTCTGCTACCAAGTGCACAAAGACAGGAGGACTGGCATCTGTGGTGCCATCATCACAGGTGAAGACCGCTCACTGGTCACAGAGCTGGGGGCAGCAGAGCTTTTTACAGAAGAATTTCTGCACCAAGAAGACAACTGGAGCTATGTGGAGAAGGCCCGTGTCTGCTATGTTGGAGGCTTTGTGTTGCCAGTTAGCCCCAAAGCCGTTCTTAGCATTGCCCGTCATTGTTCTCTGCGGCAGAAGATGCTGGTCATGAACCTGCATGCCACCTTCCTTGCCAAACATTTCGCTGACCCATCTTTGGGCATCATGCAGTATGTGGACATTCTGTTTGGCAATGGTGATGAAGCTGCAGAGTTCTCCAGCAGGGCGGGGTTTAACACCACTGACATCAAAGAGATAGCATTGAAGACTGCTGCTCTTCCAAAAGCCAATGCCTCCAAGCCAAGAATTGTGGTTTTCACCCAGGGAAAAGATTCAACAATTGTGGCCTTTGGAAGGACTTTAAGAGAAGTACCTGTTACTCCAATTGATCATGAGCTCATTAAAGATACCAATGGATGTGGTGATGCTTTTGTAGGGGGATTTCTTTCACAGCTAGTTCAGCAGCGGCCATTGGAGGAATGCCTGCAGTGTGGGTCTTATGCTGCCAGGGTTGTTTTACAGAACTATGGCTGCACATTTCCTCCTGTCCCTGACTATCCTTAG